A single Phragmites australis chromosome 4, lpPhrAust1.1, whole genome shotgun sequence DNA region contains:
- the LOC133915902 gene encoding cysteine-rich and transmembrane domain-containing protein WIH2-like isoform X2: MSYYGQQQQPVGVPPPQGYPGKDAYPPPGYPPQGYPPPVQGYPPQGYPPQGYPPQQGYPPPYAQPPPPPPRQQQSGGPSFMEG; this comes from the exons atgAGCTACTACggtcagcagcagcagcccgtcGGCGTGCCTCCCCCGCAAG GGTACCCTGGGAAGGACGCGTACCCGCCGCCGGGCTACCCGCCGCAGGGGTACCCTCCGCCGGTGCAGGGGTACCCGCCACAGGGATACCCACCACAGGGGTACCCTCCGCAGCAGGGCTACCCGCCGCCGTACGcgcagccgccgccaccgccgccccggCAGCAGCAGAGCGGCGGGCCCTCCTTCATGGAGGGATG A
- the LOC133915902 gene encoding cysteine-rich and transmembrane domain-containing protein WIH2-like isoform X1 — MSYYGQQQQPVGVPPPQGYPGKDAYPPPGYPPQGYPPPVQGYPPQGYPPQGYPPQQGYPPPYAQPPPPPPRQQQSGGPSFMEGCLAALCCCCLLEACF; from the exons atgAGCTACTACggtcagcagcagcagcccgtcGGCGTGCCTCCCCCGCAAG GGTACCCTGGGAAGGACGCGTACCCGCCGCCGGGCTACCCGCCGCAGGGGTACCCTCCGCCGGTGCAGGGGTACCCGCCACAGGGATACCCACCACAGGGGTACCCTCCGCAGCAGGGCTACCCGCCGCCGTACGcgcagccgccgccaccgccgccccggCAGCAGCAGAGCGGCGGGCCCTCCTTCATGGAGGGATG CTTGGCTGCcctttgctgctgctgcctgttGGAAGCCTGCTTCTAA